Proteins from a single region of Nocardioides oleivorans:
- a CDS encoding YciI family protein yields the protein MEENIGMPPKSLFEAMDVHIGERAADGRFLDGGGLYGTEDAINFVVREGEVTRVDGPYAEGKEVVGGWAIMEYADLDAAVADQREFAELHARHWPEVTVVATLRQISDGPDAPTE from the coding sequence ATGGAAGAGAACATCGGGATGCCGCCGAAGTCGCTGTTCGAGGCGATGGACGTCCACATCGGCGAGCGCGCCGCGGACGGCAGGTTCCTCGACGGCGGTGGCCTCTACGGCACCGAGGACGCGATCAACTTCGTCGTCCGCGAGGGCGAGGTCACCCGCGTCGACGGCCCCTACGCCGAGGGCAAGGAGGTGGTCGGGGGCTGGGCGATCATGGAGTACGCCGACCTCGACGCCGCCGTCGCCGACCAGCGTGAGTTCGCCGAGCTGCACGCCAGGCACTGGCCCGAGGTCACCGTCGTGGCCACGCTCCGCCAGATCTCCGACGGCCCGGACGCGCCGACCGAGTAG